A genomic region of Fodinisporobacter ferrooxydans contains the following coding sequences:
- a CDS encoding ATP-binding protein — translation MKLLREERELLQQKESSQEAQNNTLNRLAAIGQLSAGIAHEVRNPLTSVKGFLQLLHKESPHTYTEIALAELDRAIDTLQNLLQVSKPDQDTEPFREFCLYSEIESILYLFQDKLYTVSVKQTFENPDVTIYGKRNQLKKAFFNLLKNSFEAIPEKGEVEIRQYVVGKFLYLMIRDTGVGIPDEKMRLLGTPFFTTKTEGTGMGLAQVFSAIYQHGASIDVESEVGVGTTFLIKFPIVKDKRLGVTKLELVQTESDRFLDFYKVNHQAFLHALMQEAEQTFRMVKENQIQSIDLLQTMDSLVTALDEGQYHVLVLLSQEHGVEWAKSGLSLSLKLEWLQAFRKVYWDFLYNFHKNHELTTEEFFELERKTNYTIDAFVHHFTANYTKYKDEVLQSQQEIIEELTVPLIPMSAKIAVLPLVGTLDTYRAKRIQERVLHRISSLNLSRVIIDLSGVPFMDTAVVSHLFRIIDGITLLGCKAIITGIRPEIVNTMIELGIEMPAKVVTLGSLQQALEQFGLN, via the coding sequence TTGAAACTTCTGAGAGAGGAACGAGAATTATTGCAACAAAAAGAATCCAGTCAAGAAGCGCAAAATAACACGTTAAACCGCCTGGCAGCAATCGGACAATTATCTGCAGGCATTGCCCATGAAGTGCGCAATCCACTTACATCTGTCAAAGGTTTTTTACAACTGCTGCATAAGGAGAGTCCGCACACCTATACGGAGATTGCTCTTGCAGAGCTGGATCGGGCGATCGATACGTTGCAAAATTTATTGCAAGTATCCAAACCGGACCAGGACACGGAACCTTTTCGAGAGTTTTGTTTATATTCGGAAATCGAATCGATTTTGTACTTGTTTCAAGACAAGCTATATACGGTTTCTGTGAAACAGACGTTTGAAAATCCGGACGTGACGATTTACGGGAAACGGAATCAATTAAAGAAGGCATTTTTTAATTTGTTAAAAAATTCCTTTGAAGCAATACCGGAAAAGGGAGAAGTAGAAATTCGCCAATATGTTGTAGGCAAATTTCTGTACTTAATGATACGAGATACAGGTGTTGGCATACCGGATGAAAAGATGCGCCTGCTTGGCACTCCATTTTTTACGACGAAGACGGAAGGTACAGGCATGGGGTTGGCACAGGTGTTTTCTGCTATCTATCAACATGGCGCCAGCATCGACGTAGAAAGTGAAGTAGGCGTCGGAACCACGTTTCTTATCAAATTCCCGATTGTCAAAGATAAAAGGCTGGGAGTGACGAAATTGGAGCTTGTACAGACAGAGTCAGACCGATTTCTTGATTTCTATAAAGTCAATCATCAGGCATTTCTGCATGCGTTGATGCAAGAGGCAGAACAGACGTTTCGAATGGTAAAGGAAAATCAAATCCAATCGATCGATCTGCTGCAAACAATGGACAGTCTGGTGACAGCTCTTGACGAGGGGCAATATCATGTGCTGGTTTTATTATCGCAAGAACATGGGGTGGAGTGGGCCAAATCCGGATTGTCTCTTTCGTTAAAATTAGAATGGCTGCAAGCGTTTCGAAAAGTGTATTGGGACTTTTTATATAATTTTCATAAAAACCATGAGCTAACAACAGAAGAATTTTTTGAACTTGAGAGAAAGACCAATTATACGATCGATGCATTTGTCCATCATTTTACAGCCAATTATACGAAGTATAAGGATGAAGTGTTGCAATCGCAACAGGAGATTATTGAAGAATTGACCGTTCCGCTCATACCCATGTCTGCCAAAATCGCAGTCTTGCCGCTTGTGGGAACATTGGATACCTATCGTGCCAAACGGATACAAGAACGGGTATTGCATCGTATATCTTCCTTGAATCTTTCCCGTGTCATTATCGACCTTTCCGGTGTGCCATTTATGGATACGGCTGTTGTCAGCCATCTTTTCCGGATCATTGACGGCATTACATTGCTTGGCTGCAAAGCGATTATCACTGGAATCCGGCCGGAAATTGTCAATACGATGATCGAATTGGGAATTGAAATGCCGGCGAAAGTCGTGACATTAGGTTCACTGCAGCAGGCTCTTGAACAATTTGGTTTAAATTAA
- a CDS encoding ATP-binding protein, which translates to MTQQIFIRSENDIFYVLSKIRTLLQELQPSDMERQKVLVSVSELAHNILDHADGKGYIQCERIGSEILIEAADSGPGLQNAESSCMRKTSISRRGLGKGLAGVHRLMDEVLVETSERGTRIIATKRIQSRSAK; encoded by the coding sequence ATGACTCAGCAGATTTTTATTCGATCAGAAAATGATATTTTTTATGTATTATCAAAAATTCGCACTCTGTTACAAGAATTGCAGCCTTCGGATATGGAAAGACAAAAAGTTCTTGTTAGCGTTTCCGAATTAGCTCACAATATTTTAGATCATGCAGATGGCAAAGGGTATATTCAATGTGAGCGGATCGGCTCAGAAATTTTGATTGAGGCTGCTGACAGCGGACCCGGATTGCAGAACGCCGAAAGCTCATGTATGAGAAAAACTTCTATTTCAAGACGTGGCTTGGGCAAAGGGTTGGCTGGAGTGCATCGATTAATGGATGAAGTACTTGTTGAAACTTCTGAGAGAGGAACGAGAATTATTGCAACAAAAAGAATCCAGTCAAGAAGCGCAAAATAA
- the pepF gene encoding oligoendopeptidase F, which produces MASKQLAKRSEVEVIYKWQLEDLFANLEEWEQEFRKIKQMLETFPSFQGKLADPQVLKRCLELDDQIGQMTERVYAYAHMRHHEDTSNGQYQALSERATHLTVEVSNVTSFISPELTALPDDVWDTLLHNESLSFYKNSLEQLVRMKPHVLTEAEEAILAQASVMANAPQTIFTMINNADMRFPEVKDEQGNEVELTHSRYGHLMESKDRNVRQQAFAAMYDTYRKQKNTIATTLTSNVSKNIFYSRVRKYPSVLESALYGDNIPSTVYTNLIETVHAYLPLLYRYFSLRKQALGVDELHLYDLYCPLQSDFDWKITYEEAKHTVAKALQVLGEDYVSQLREGFENGWIDVYENVGKRSGAYSWGAYGTHPYVLLNHQDNVRSMFTLAHEMGHALHSHYSDHALPYRYAQYTIFLAEVASTTNEALLMEYLLKSANVQQRLYLLTYYADQFKSTVFRQTMFAEFEKIVHERMEQGEALTADELSKIYYELNLLYHGDAVTVDRDIELEWARIPHFYTSFYVYKYATGFSAATAFAKQVIEQGQEAVDRYIQKFLQAGGKDYSIEILKAAGVDMSSPEPIRQAFAVFESVLDQLEEVLRERK; this is translated from the coding sequence ATGGCGTCAAAACAATTGGCAAAACGAAGTGAAGTTGAAGTCATTTATAAATGGCAATTGGAAGATTTATTTGCAAACTTGGAAGAGTGGGAACAGGAGTTCCGGAAGATCAAACAGATGCTCGAAACGTTTCCCTCCTTCCAGGGGAAGCTGGCGGATCCACAGGTGTTAAAACGATGCCTGGAACTCGATGATCAAATCGGACAAATGACAGAGCGCGTATATGCATACGCACATATGCGCCATCATGAAGATACGTCCAATGGACAATACCAGGCGCTGAGTGAAAGGGCGACACATCTGACGGTCGAGGTCTCCAATGTAACGTCTTTTATATCACCTGAGTTGACAGCATTGCCGGATGATGTATGGGATACGCTTTTACATAATGAGTCCCTATCCTTCTACAAAAATTCCCTGGAACAACTGGTCCGCATGAAGCCGCATGTGCTGACAGAGGCGGAAGAAGCGATTCTTGCACAGGCGTCCGTGATGGCCAACGCTCCCCAGACGATTTTCACCATGATCAATAATGCAGACATGCGCTTTCCTGAAGTGAAGGACGAACAGGGAAATGAAGTAGAACTGACACATAGCCGCTATGGACATCTGATGGAAAGCAAGGATCGAAACGTCCGTCAACAGGCGTTTGCGGCGATGTATGACACGTACCGGAAACAAAAAAATACGATTGCAACGACATTGACATCAAATGTATCCAAAAATATCTTTTATTCCCGCGTTCGCAAGTATCCGTCCGTACTGGAGTCCGCTCTTTACGGAGATAATATTCCGAGCACCGTTTATACCAATTTAATTGAAACGGTTCATGCATATTTGCCTTTGCTATATCGTTATTTTTCCCTGCGCAAACAAGCATTGGGAGTCGATGAACTGCATTTGTATGACTTGTACTGTCCGTTGCAATCCGATTTTGATTGGAAAATCACATATGAAGAAGCAAAACATACGGTTGCAAAAGCGTTGCAAGTCCTGGGCGAGGACTACGTTTCCCAATTGCGGGAAGGGTTTGAGAACGGCTGGATCGATGTTTACGAGAATGTGGGAAAACGTTCAGGAGCATATTCGTGGGGTGCCTATGGAACACATCCGTACGTGTTGTTAAACCATCAGGACAATGTCAGAAGCATGTTTACGCTGGCACATGAAATGGGCCATGCATTGCATAGCCATTATTCAGACCATGCATTGCCGTATCGGTATGCACAATATACGATCTTTTTGGCAGAAGTTGCTTCAACGACAAATGAAGCGCTTTTGATGGAATATCTTCTAAAGTCGGCGAACGTGCAGCAGCGTTTGTATCTATTGACGTATTATGCCGATCAATTCAAATCCACGGTGTTCCGGCAAACGATGTTTGCAGAATTTGAAAAAATTGTGCATGAACGGATGGAGCAGGGGGAAGCTCTTACGGCAGACGAATTGTCAAAGATCTATTATGAATTGAATCTGCTTTATCACGGGGATGCTGTGACGGTTGACCGGGATATCGAACTGGAATGGGCGAGAATCCCCCACTTTTATACCAGTTTTTACGTATACAAGTATGCAACTGGATTCTCCGCAGCTACCGCATTTGCGAAACAAGTCATTGAACAAGGACAAGAAGCGGTCGATCGGTACATTCAGAAATTTTTACAAGCCGGCGGAAAGGACTATTCCATCGAGATCTTAAAAGCAGCCGGTGTGGATATGTCATCGCCGGAACCGATCCGCCAGGCGTTTGCCGTATTTGAATCTGTACTCGATCAGTTGGAAGAAGTTTTAAGAGAAAGAAAGTAA
- a CDS encoding fumarylacetoacetate hydrolase family protein → MEQGYQSFSNVKNIYCVGRNFGLHAKELGNAIPEQPMIFTKPTHAIAQADGTIPFFKTLGEIHHEVEIVLWVCRTYQPGMRLQELVNAFTIGIDFTARDIQSVLKAKGHPWVLSKGFPNSAVLAPFRPVDDATSLQSVSFGLRKNGVVVQHGTPAEMIFDFQTILDYIGTNLGLSEGDIIFTGTPAGVGPIADQEVLELLLNEEGIGKCQVSLA, encoded by the coding sequence ATGGAACAAGGATATCAATCATTTTCCAATGTGAAAAACATTTATTGTGTCGGACGGAATTTCGGTCTTCATGCAAAGGAATTAGGAAATGCGATTCCGGAGCAGCCGATGATTTTTACAAAACCGACACATGCAATTGCACAAGCGGATGGTACCATCCCTTTTTTTAAAACATTGGGTGAAATCCATCATGAGGTGGAAATCGTCCTTTGGGTCTGCCGTACATATCAACCGGGTATGCGTCTTCAAGAACTTGTAAACGCTTTTACCATTGGCATTGATTTTACAGCGAGAGATATTCAGAGTGTCTTGAAAGCGAAAGGACATCCGTGGGTCTTGTCAAAAGGATTTCCCAATTCAGCAGTTTTGGCTCCTTTTCGCCCCGTCGATGATGCAACATCCTTGCAGTCCGTATCCTTCGGTTTGCGAAAAAATGGAGTGGTTGTACAACATGGAACACCTGCCGAAATGATTTTTGATTTTCAAACAATTCTCGACTATATCGGAACAAATCTTGGACTCTCGGAAGGGGATATTATTTTCACCGGCACACCTGCCGGCGTTGGACCAATTGCCGATCAAGAGGTTCTGGAACTTCTTTTGAATGAAGAAGGAATCGGCAAATGTCAGGTGTCCCTTGCATAA
- a CDS encoding DUF6036 family nucleotidyltransferase — protein MKRIDQAKEELKRLQGKSKLESMLGVASIFTELTEEQQGIHPIVVGGLAVEIYTKEAYATWDIDMVFSNYPLANELLLALGFHKEGRHWYHEGLSVSVEIPGDQLEEADYNRVLKLNLSNGRHVYMIGVEDIILDRLRACKHWKSTSDCEWGLRLFQTHRERLDIPYLQQQSKADLTEDILQSWLSEPII, from the coding sequence ATGAAGCGGATTGACCAAGCTAAGGAAGAACTTAAGCGCCTTCAGGGAAAATCCAAATTAGAATCCATGCTTGGAGTCGCAAGCATATTTACGGAATTAACGGAAGAACAACAAGGGATTCACCCGATTGTGGTCGGAGGACTGGCTGTTGAGATTTATACAAAAGAAGCCTATGCAACGTGGGACATTGACATGGTGTTTAGCAATTATCCTTTAGCAAATGAACTTTTGCTTGCGTTGGGTTTTCATAAAGAAGGAAGACATTGGTACCATGAAGGCTTGAGCGTTTCCGTTGAAATACCAGGAGATCAGCTTGAGGAAGCTGATTATAATCGTGTGTTAAAGCTGAATTTATCCAATGGACGGCATGTATACATGATTGGCGTAGAGGACATTATTTTGGATCGTTTGCGAGCTTGTAAACACTGGAAGTCAACGAGCGATTGTGAATGGGGATTGCGATTGTTTCAAACACATCGGGAACGTCTCGACATTCCATATCTTCAGCAACAATCGAAAGCGGATCTTACGGAAGACATCTTGCAATCTTGGCTATCCGAACCAATTATTTAG
- a CDS encoding YjhG/YagF family D-xylonate dehydratase yields MSEQIHYIMGEGRDELYNVQTNAPGPQGSLPLTPDMLLNLPSGDLFGLSQNVGMGWKPGELNGKQILILSTQGGIRAEDGSPIALGYHTGHWEVGILMKAAAMEIRKRGGIPFAGYVSDPCDGRSQGTTGMFDSLPYRNDAAIVQRRLIRSLPTRKAVMGVATCDKGLPATMVALAGMHDLPCIVVPGGVTLPPTSGEDAGKVQTIGARYANSEITLEQAADFGCRACATPGGGCQFLGTAGTSQVVAEALGMALPHSALAPSGQPIWEELARQSARALIKLESNGMTMKDILTDAAIRNAMILHAAFGGSTNLLLHIPAVAYAAGCSLPTVNDWIQVNREVPRLVSVLPNGPIYHPTVLAFLAGGVPEVMLHLRLLGVLDESVKTVTGETLGIVLDWWESSERRYNVRKYLKEVEGVDPDTVIMSPDQAKRMGLTSTVTFPTGNIAPEGSVIKSTSIDPTVVDDDGIYRHTGKAKVFTTERAAIKAIKDGQIVKGDIMVLMGRGPSGTGMEETYQLTSALKYLPFGKYVTLITDARFSGVSTGACIGHIGPEGLAGGPIGKLRDGDVIEVIIDRNNLTGSVNFIGEGDKTFRPEEGAAILANRTPHPGLQPDPDLPDDTRLWAALQSASGGTWRGSIYDVDRIITVLEAGKKALGL; encoded by the coding sequence ATGAGCGAACAGATTCATTATATTATGGGTGAAGGCCGGGACGAATTATACAACGTGCAAACAAATGCCCCAGGTCCGCAGGGTTCTCTGCCATTAACGCCGGACATGCTTCTGAATCTCCCGAGCGGCGATCTCTTCGGGTTGTCGCAAAATGTCGGCATGGGTTGGAAACCTGGCGAATTAAACGGAAAGCAAATTCTGATTCTCAGCACGCAAGGCGGTATACGAGCCGAAGACGGTTCGCCGATTGCATTAGGCTATCATACCGGGCACTGGGAAGTCGGCATACTCATGAAAGCGGCTGCAATGGAAATTCGGAAAAGAGGCGGCATTCCATTCGCCGGATATGTCAGCGACCCATGTGACGGAAGATCCCAAGGCACGACCGGGATGTTTGATTCGCTGCCTTACCGAAACGATGCGGCCATCGTCCAAAGAAGGCTGATTCGTTCTTTGCCTACCAGGAAAGCTGTCATGGGTGTAGCGACATGTGATAAAGGGCTGCCTGCAACGATGGTTGCCTTAGCGGGCATGCATGATCTCCCGTGTATTGTTGTTCCGGGCGGAGTCACATTGCCGCCGACAAGCGGTGAAGATGCGGGAAAAGTTCAAACAATTGGCGCCAGATACGCGAATTCGGAAATCACATTGGAGCAAGCTGCCGATTTTGGTTGTCGAGCATGCGCTACACCAGGCGGCGGCTGTCAATTTTTAGGGACGGCGGGTACTTCACAAGTGGTTGCTGAAGCACTCGGTATGGCATTGCCGCATTCCGCATTGGCGCCGTCCGGCCAACCCATTTGGGAAGAACTGGCCCGCCAGTCAGCCCGCGCTTTGATAAAATTGGAGTCTAACGGCATGACCATGAAGGATATTTTGACGGATGCAGCGATCCGAAATGCCATGATACTGCATGCGGCTTTCGGAGGATCCACCAACTTGCTGCTTCATATCCCGGCGGTCGCATATGCTGCGGGCTGCAGTTTGCCGACGGTAAATGACTGGATTCAAGTGAACAGGGAAGTGCCGCGCCTCGTAAGTGTTTTGCCGAATGGGCCGATCTATCATCCGACGGTTTTGGCATTCTTGGCTGGCGGGGTACCGGAAGTCATGCTGCATTTACGCCTTTTGGGTGTCTTGGATGAATCCGTCAAGACGGTCACCGGCGAAACTTTGGGCATCGTATTGGATTGGTGGGAATCCTCCGAACGCAGATACAATGTAAGAAAATATTTGAAGGAAGTAGAAGGGGTGGATCCGGACACTGTGATCATGAGTCCGGATCAAGCCAAACGCATGGGTCTTACCTCTACTGTCACATTCCCGACCGGTAATATTGCTCCTGAAGGTTCTGTCATTAAATCGACATCCATTGATCCGACTGTAGTGGATGATGACGGAATCTATCGCCATACAGGCAAAGCGAAAGTATTTACGACAGAGCGTGCTGCAATAAAGGCGATTAAAGACGGCCAAATTGTAAAGGGTGACATCATGGTATTGATGGGTCGTGGGCCTTCCGGGACAGGTATGGAAGAAACGTATCAGCTCACCTCTGCACTAAAGTACCTTCCATTCGGCAAATATGTAACTCTGATTACAGATGCGCGTTTCTCCGGAGTATCTACCGGTGCATGTATCGGCCACATCGGTCCGGAAGGATTGGCAGGCGGCCCGATTGGCAAACTGCGGGATGGCGATGTAATAGAAGTAATCATCGACCGCAACAACTTGACAGGTAGTGTCAACTTTATCGGTGAAGGCGATAAAACGTTTCGTCCGGAAGAGGGAGCCGCGATTCTCGCGAACCGTACACCCCACCCGGGATTGCAGCCGGATCCGGACCTTCCGGATGATACTCGCCTTTGGGCCGCACTGCAATCGGCAAGCGGCGGCACCTGGAGGGGAAGCATTTACGACGTCGATCGTATCATAACGGTTCTCGAAGCCGGCAAAAAGGCACTGGGATTGTAG
- a CDS encoding peptidylprolyl isomerase: MKKGSIELENGNKLVIEFYPEYAPGTVANFEKLANEGFYNGLTFHRVIPGFVAQGGCPRGTGTGGPGYTIKCETVDNPIKHERGILSMAHAGKDTGGSQFFIVHDRKSTAHLDGVHTTFGKVVEGVEYIDQIKQGDKMKEVKVWDEE; this comes from the coding sequence ATGAAAAAAGGCAGTATTGAACTGGAAAACGGGAACAAACTGGTGATTGAATTTTATCCTGAATACGCTCCTGGAACAGTTGCAAACTTTGAGAAATTGGCGAATGAAGGATTTTATAACGGGTTGACGTTCCATCGTGTCATTCCTGGCTTTGTGGCACAAGGCGGCTGTCCGAGAGGAACTGGCACGGGCGGGCCAGGATATACCATTAAATGTGAAACGGTGGACAATCCGATCAAGCATGAACGCGGTATTTTATCAATGGCGCATGCGGGTAAGGACACGGGCGGTTCGCAATTTTTTATCGTTCATGACCGCAAATCCACCGCCCATCTCGATGGCGTACATACAACCTTTGGCAAAGTAGTAGAAGGCGTGGAATACATCGATCAAATTAAACAAGGCGACAAGATGAAAGAAGTCAAAGTTTGGGATGAAGAGTAA
- a CDS encoding NAD(P)-dependent oxidoreductase, whose protein sequence is MKRIGFIGLGIMGEPMAVNLLNAGYELSVYNRTRAKAEELVKKGANRCDFPADVARQSEVVFTMLTADTAVEEVVFGNRGILEGASAGLIVIDCSTISPNTSQKIYEALGKIGVDMLDAPVTGSKPQATEGNLTFMVGGKKEVYETCLPLFETMGKAAYYMGESGAGSYTKLANNTMGAINLLSLVEGMMIATKAGVDPELFVKVVSGGGARSGMTDNKSPKIINRDFQPDFATALMYKDMKLATQLAEQLNIPVPVLSTVKQLLQMATANGYGFEDVSSVVKCYEEWADIVVQKR, encoded by the coding sequence GTGAAACGAATCGGATTTATCGGATTGGGGATCATGGGTGAACCAATGGCTGTCAATCTGCTGAACGCCGGCTATGAGTTATCTGTCTACAATCGCACCAGAGCAAAGGCGGAAGAACTAGTCAAGAAAGGCGCTAACAGATGCGACTTTCCTGCAGATGTCGCTCGGCAGTCGGAAGTCGTGTTTACAATGCTTACGGCAGATACGGCAGTGGAAGAAGTAGTATTTGGAAATCGGGGAATTTTGGAGGGGGCGTCAGCAGGTCTCATAGTGATTGATTGCAGTACGATTTCTCCTAATACGAGCCAAAAGATTTATGAAGCTCTTGGCAAGATCGGAGTGGATATGCTGGACGCTCCGGTGACAGGAAGCAAGCCACAGGCAACGGAAGGCAATTTGACATTTATGGTGGGCGGCAAGAAAGAAGTGTATGAAACATGTTTGCCATTGTTTGAAACGATGGGAAAAGCTGCATATTATATGGGTGAAAGCGGTGCCGGTTCCTATACAAAGCTGGCCAACAATACGATGGGAGCCATCAATTTGTTGTCACTTGTCGAAGGGATGATGATCGCGACAAAAGCAGGAGTGGATCCGGAATTGTTTGTAAAAGTCGTAAGCGGCGGCGGTGCTCGCAGCGGTATGACAGATAACAAATCGCCTAAAATTATCAACCGGGATTTTCAACCGGATTTTGCAACTGCATTAATGTATAAAGACATGAAGCTGGCTACTCAGCTGGCAGAGCAGTTGAATATCCCGGTGCCGGTATTGTCCACCGTCAAACAACTTCTGCAAATGGCTACGGCAAATGGCTACGGCTTTGAAGATGTGAGTTCCGTCGTGAAATGTTATGAAGAATGGGCAGATATTGTTGTGCAGAAGCGATAG
- a CDS encoding LysM peptidoglycan-binding domain-containing protein, protein MLKKLLAIGLGISCIAFGGQAFAATYQIHANDTLWKLSQTFHVSVSELQKANPGIDPENLQTGQSIQIPGYTTYTATDTDTFWTIAQSYHVPVSDLLAANPTVDPSNIYAGLALNIPAAPNTAASGQAVAQATASAAAMQSAAATSGQTANASTGQNVATAANGQTFQYSQEISAKATAYTASAASNGSWGAVDYFGNPLKLGTVAVDPSVIPLGSKLYITGYSFNGLPTGGMFATASDVGGGIQGNHIDMFIPTSDANASNFGIQNVKVYIVK, encoded by the coding sequence GTGTTAAAAAAACTGTTGGCAATTGGATTAGGGATCTCATGTATCGCTTTCGGCGGACAAGCGTTTGCCGCAACCTATCAAATACATGCAAATGATACGCTCTGGAAACTTTCCCAGACATTTCATGTCAGCGTTTCCGAATTGCAAAAAGCAAACCCAGGCATTGATCCGGAAAATTTGCAAACAGGACAATCGATTCAAATCCCCGGTTATACGACGTATACGGCAACAGATACGGATACATTTTGGACGATTGCACAATCCTATCATGTTCCTGTAAGTGATTTGCTTGCAGCAAATCCAACGGTTGATCCGTCAAACATATACGCAGGACTCGCACTTAACATTCCGGCGGCGCCGAATACCGCGGCAAGTGGACAAGCAGTGGCGCAAGCAACGGCTTCTGCAGCGGCAATGCAATCGGCTGCAGCCACAAGTGGTCAAACGGCGAATGCAAGTACAGGACAAAACGTGGCAACGGCTGCAAACGGACAAACGTTCCAGTACTCGCAAGAAATAAGCGCGAAGGCCACCGCATATACGGCTTCTGCCGCATCAAACGGTTCATGGGGAGCTGTTGATTATTTTGGCAATCCCCTGAAATTAGGAACGGTTGCCGTGGATCCGTCAGTGATTCCCCTTGGCTCCAAACTGTATATCACAGGGTATTCTTTTAATGGATTGCCGACAGGAGGCATGTTCGCTACTGCTTCTGATGTCGGCGGCGGAATTCAAGGGAACCATATTGACATGTTCATCCCTACATCGGATGCGAATGCAAGCAATTTCGGAATTCAAAATGTAAAAGTGTATATCGTAAAATAG